From Dermochelys coriacea isolate rDerCor1 chromosome 8, rDerCor1.pri.v4, whole genome shotgun sequence, the proteins below share one genomic window:
- the TMEM275 gene encoding transmembrane protein 275, whose protein sequence is MFSEKSSTSLSQKPSQKKTRPQGLPSPALCCACGLCIMLAGINITLVGAFAFGTFLPMNNPPIIIGPILLVVAFTFFGACCICSRRPPAHGSRKSKPGSNIGLIKPGNTTFEIETSEHTVQDTTAVQLSPTNSPVSSRKSTPVHENSKTCKLFTMDGNGPAAKYTAGGESIQLNLPRDLMTS, encoded by the coding sequence ATGTTCAGCGAAAAAAGCAGCACCTCTTTGTCCCAGAAACCTAGCCAGAAAAAGACCAGGCCCCAGGGGctcccatcccctgctctctGTTGTGCCTGTGGACTTTGCATCATGCTTGCCGGGATCAACATCACCCTGGTGGGAGCATTCGCTTTTGGGACCTTCCTCCCCATGAACAACCCCCCTATCATCATTGGACCCATCCTGCTGGTGGTTGCTTTTACGTTCTTCGGTGCCTGCTGCATCTGTAGCCGGAGACCACCTGCCCATGGGTCGAGGAAATCCAAGCCAGGTTCCAACATCGGGCTCATCAAACCTGGCAACACAACCTTCGAGATAGAAACCAGCGAGCACACGGTGCAGGACACCACCGCTGTGCAGTTGAGCCCAACCAACTCGCCTGTGTCCTCCAGAAAGTCCACGCCCGTCCATGAGAACTCCAAGACCTGCAAACTCTTCACAATGGATGGCAATGGGCCGGCGGCAAAATACACAGCAGGAGGGGAGTCAATTCAACTGAACTTGCCCAGAGACCTTATGACATCCTAA